Genomic window (Deltaproteobacteria bacterium):
CCGGCGGGGGGCTCGAATCTGCGGAGATGTTCCCGCGCCGCATCGCTGAGCGCGCGCAGCGACGCAGCGTGGCGGGTGCAGGAGGGACAGCGCGAGACGTGCTCGCGCAGCTCGAGGACGGAGCGCGCGTCCAGCTCGCCGTCCAGCTCCAGCTCGACGAGAGGAGTGGCTTCGGCGCAGGTCATGACCCGCCCGCCTTTCTCGCTTCGCCGCCGAGCCTCGCCTGCAGCTCGCGGCGCGCGCGCGAGAGTCGCGACATCACCGTGCCGATCGGTGCTCCGGTGACGTCCGCGATCTCCTTGTAGGACATGCCTTCCACCTCGCGGAGGACGAAGGCCTCGCGGAACTCGGGCCGCAGCGCCGCGACCTCCTCCTGGATTCGCTTTGCCTGATCCGTGCGCAGGAGCTGGGCCTCGGGCTCGGGCACGAGTTGCAACGGGACCAGTCCCGGAGAGTCGCGTTCCTCGTCGAAGACTTCCTCCGCTTCGCCCCGCCGCGCGATGAACGACCAGCAGCTGTTCCGCACGATAGTCAAAAGCCAGCTGCGCGCTCTCTCGCCGCGAAACGTCTGGAAGTGCCGGAATGCGCGCATGACAGCCTCCTGCAGCACGTCCTCCGCATCGGCGGGCTCGCGCACCAGCCAGCGCGCGAGGTTGTAGGCGGCGCGGAAGTGCGGCCTCATCGTGCGCTCGAACTCGCCGGGTTTCGCGGCATCGGTCAATTCGGGTCCCTCGTCTCCCGTGACTCGAATGCGCCTTTGGTTATTCCCGCGCCTCCGCCCTTCATCGGATGCCGCGATCGCGGCCGGCGCAGACGAGAAATCCGAGGAGCCCGAGCCCCGAAAAGGCCAGCGGAGCGAGAACGGGAGGAGCGGCGCCGGGCTTTTCTCCTCCGTTCTGGCCAGGCGACAGGGCCCAGGCGGACACGACGCGCGCAACGGCGCGGTCGGGGCGGCCGTCGGAATGAAACCAGGCCCCCAGCAGGCCGACGGCGGCGGTGATTCCGAAGAGGGCGGTGAGGAGCTTGCGCCCCCCACGTGCCCAGGCAAGCCACGCCGGGACGCCCGCGGCGATCACCAGCGCCGCCCAGGCGAGCGGGATCCAGCCGCGCCACGTCTCGCCCAGGACCTCGCGATGCTCGAAGCGCACCTCGACCAGGAGAAACGCAGCCCCGGAGAGCAGCACGCCGGCGATTCGCTTCTCGATCATGGCTTCACCACGATGGTGCCGCCCATGTCTTCGTGTCCGCTGCCGCAGAAGACGCTGCAGTGGAAGGCGAAGCTGCCTGCGCGATCCGGAACGAAGCGGATCCGCGTCACGCCGCCGGCTTCGATTTGCTCGTCGATCTTGAAGTCGGGCAAGGCGAAGCCGTGCTTGCGATCGAGCGAGCTGACCTCGAGCACCACCGGAACGCCGACTCTCAGCTCGATCACGGCGGGCGAGAACTCGAACTTCTTCGCTGTGAGCTGGATGACCTGCGCGCCGTCGTTCGGGACGAGGATGGCTGCCGCGAGAAGGAGCGAGATCATCAGCCGGCCCTCGCCGCAGCCGGCACGGCCAGGCCTTCCATCGAGTATTCGGTCAGGCGCCAGGAGCGCGCGCGGTCGGCATCGACGGCGTCGCGGAAGCCGAGGCCACGGCCCGGATGAGCGGCGTCCCACGGCACCGGCGCGCGCTTCGGCTGCGAACCCGCCGGCGGCAGCGGGAAGATGAGCGACTTCGCCGCGTGGTGGGCAATCTGCCCGGTCATGAAGTGGTGCTCCTGGTGGATGTGGCCGTAGAAAACGGTGACGTTCTTCCAGTGCTGCAGCAGATCGATCGCGCGGCCGCCGTCCTTCGCGGACCAGTCCCACTGCGGGTAGAGATCGAAGAGCGGGCGGTGGGTGAAGATGACGATCGGAGCATCCGCGGCGAGCGGCTTGAGGTCCGAGCGCAGCCAGTCGATCTGCGCGTCGCCGATCACCGCGGCGGGATCGGAGACGTTGTCGAGCACGGCGAAATGAACGCCCTTGTGGTCGAACGAATAGTGCATGCGTCCGAAGCTCTCCTCGTAGGCCTTGCCCCGATCGAGCGAGGCGTCGTGCTCGCCCGGCATGAACCAGCGGGTCTGCACGCGCAGGCCGGAGACGATCGACTGGAACTCGCGCATCCGCCGCCGTCTCTCTGAGTCGTCATCGGTGGTGTGCGTCAGATCTCCGGTGAAGACGACGAAGTCGGGATCGCGCGGCAGCGCGTTGACCGCTGCGACCGCTTTTCGCAGCGTGTTTTCCGCATCGGGGTTCGGAGGACCCTGA
Coding sequences:
- a CDS encoding cytochrome c oxidase subunit II — protein: MISLLLAAAILVPNDGAQVIQLTAKKFEFSPAVIELRVGVPVVLEVSSLDRKHGFALPDFKIDEQIEAGGVTRIRFVPDRAGSFAFHCSVFCGSGHEDMGGTIVVKP
- a CDS encoding metallophosphoesterase; translation: MKTRREFIQLLGVGGAVFASGLAGACTRILKRTEADDFFFVQLSDTHWGFQGPPNPDAENTLRKAVAAVNALPRDPDFVVFTGDLTHTTDDDSERRRRMREFQSIVSGLRVQTRWFMPGEHDASLDRGKAYEESFGRMHYSFDHKGVHFAVLDNVSDPAAVIGDAQIDWLRSDLKPLAADAPIVIFTHRPLFDLYPQWDWSAKDGGRAIDLLQHWKNVTVFYGHIHQEHHFMTGQIAHHAAKSLIFPLPPAGSQPKRAPVPWDAAHPGRGLGFRDAVDADRARSWRLTEYSMEGLAVPAAARAG
- a CDS encoding sigma-70 family RNA polymerase sigma factor, with the translated sequence MRPHFRAAYNLARWLVREPADAEDVLQEAVMRAFRHFQTFRGERARSWLLTIVRNSCWSFIARRGEAEEVFDEERDSPGLVPLQLVPEPEAQLLRTDQAKRIQEEVAALRPEFREAFVLREVEGMSYKEIADVTGAPIGTVMSRLSRARRELQARLGGEARKAGGS